In the Nilaparvata lugens isolate BPH chromosome 9, ASM1435652v1, whole genome shotgun sequence genome, one interval contains:
- the LOC111053547 gene encoding uncharacterized protein LOC111053547 isoform X3 produces the protein MHLFTLCLLAIDDFEKMMGQKGQFVLMSASTPVPNDNTKEIAGYCAKHPQFKCYYMVEAVVGEGQPANSFNKHFNNPYDIIVFYKDGVQKSVIFPDNLPNLPAEMEKGFEKAS, from the exons GACGATTTCGAAAAAATGATGGGGCAGAAAGGACAATTTGTACTGATGTCGGCTTCAACTCCAGTTCCCAATGACAATACAAAAGAGATTGCC GGTTATTGCGCAAAGCACCCACAATTCAAGTGTTACTATATGGTGGAAGCAGTAGTAGGTGAAGGTCAGCCTGCAAATTCTTTCAACAAGCATTTCAACAACCCATATGATATAATAGTATTTTACAAGGATGGTGTGCAG AAAAGCGTGATCTTTCCTGACAATCTTCCCAATTTACCTGCTGAGATGGAAAAAGGATTCGAAAAGGCGTCGTAA
- the LOC120353091 gene encoding uncharacterized protein LOC120353091 → MRKICTVPSVIEEVMCSSEYCANQFTERRLSVLSVVFDRAADECFRRLSGYLEDGDIEDQHLCLMELELPSDKNNVSPNAFIYDADISKKGPLCSGLTSRRARSGPHLFIEVIGSEESLPGDGGDVGVMGVVKCCLKDVRTELVYKGNNYTLRGIVTFTPPARTTDFGHFQGYARRCDSTWEVLEKQNFNSSS, encoded by the exons atgagaaaaatTTGCACAGTTCCATCAGTAATTGAGGAGGTGATGTGCTCCTCAGAGTATTGTGCGAACCAATTCACTGAGAGAAGACTGTCAGTTTTATCAGTGGTATTCGACAGAGCTGCGGATGAGTGCTTCAGGAGGCTGAGTGGATATTTGGAGGATGGAGATATCGAGGATCAGCATCTATGTTTGATGGAATTGGAGCTCCCCTCAGATAAGAACAACGTGTCACCAAACGCCTTCATATATGATGCAGATATATCCAAAAAG ggaCCACTATGTTCTGGATTGACTAGTCGACGAGCACGAAGTGGACCTCATCTATTCATAGAGGTCATTGGAAGTGAGGAGAGCCTTCCGGGTGACGGAGGTGACGTTGGAGTGATGGGGGTGGTAAAATGCTGTCTAAAAGATGTGCGAACTGAGTTGGTCTACAAGGGAAACAACTACACCCTGCGAGGGATTGTCACTTTCACACCGCCGGCACGCACCACCGATTTTGGACACTTCCAGGGATATGCAAGAAGATGTGACTCAACATGGGAGGTActtgagaaacaaaatttcaatagcAGTTCCTAA
- the LOC111053547 gene encoding uncharacterized protein LOC111053547 isoform X2, which translates to MHLFTLCLLAIFFPQMLVGMEEAKTWDDFEKMMGQKGQFVLMSASTPVPNDNTKEIAGYCAKHPQFKCYYMVEAVVGEGQPANSFNKHFNNPYDIIVFYKDGVQKSVIFPDNLPNLPAEMEKGFEKAS; encoded by the exons TTTTTTCCACAGATGCTGGTCGGAATGGAAGAAGCTAAAACATGG GACGATTTCGAAAAAATGATGGGGCAGAAAGGACAATTTGTACTGATGTCGGCTTCAACTCCAGTTCCCAATGACAATACAAAAGAGATTGCC GGTTATTGCGCAAAGCACCCACAATTCAAGTGTTACTATATGGTGGAAGCAGTAGTAGGTGAAGGTCAGCCTGCAAATTCTTTCAACAAGCATTTCAACAACCCATATGATATAATAGTATTTTACAAGGATGGTGTGCAG AAAAGCGTGATCTTTCCTGACAATCTTCCCAATTTACCTGCTGAGATGGAAAAAGGATTCGAAAAGGCGTCGTAA
- the LOC111053547 gene encoding uncharacterized protein LOC111053547 isoform X1, with product MHLFTLCLLAIFFPQMLVGMEEAKTWDDFEKMMGQKGQFVLMSASTPVPNDNTKEIAGYCAKHPQFKCYYMVEAVVGEGQPANSFNKHFNNPYDIIVFYKDGVQKSVIFPDNLPNLPAEMEKGFEKAS from the exons TTTTTTCCACAGATGTTGGTCGGAATGGAAGAAGCTAAAACATGG GACGATTTCGAAAAAATGATGGGGCAGAAAGGACAATTTGTACTGATGTCGGCTTCAACTCCAGTTCCCAATGACAATACAAAAGAGATTGCC GGTTATTGCGCAAAGCACCCACAATTCAAGTGTTACTATATGGTGGAAGCAGTAGTAGGTGAAGGTCAGCCTGCAAATTCTTTCAACAAGCATTTCAACAACCCATATGATATAATAGTATTTTACAAGGATGGTGTGCAG AAAAGCGTGATCTTTCCTGACAATCTTCCCAATTTACCTGCTGAGATGGAAAAAGGATTCGAAAAGGCGTCGTAA